The Pantoea trifolii nucleotide sequence GCGACTGCGCCAGCGCAACAATCGCGGAAACGATGGTGGCATCTTCGGAGTGCGCCTGTAACTCGTTAACAAAGGCGCGATCGATTTTCAGCTCGCTGGCCGGTAAACGCTTGAGATATAACAAGCTGGAGTAGCCGGTGCCGAAATCGTCAATCGAGGCTTTTACGCCCATGTTGGTGAGTTCGGTGAGGATACGCACACTCTCTTCCGGATCGCGCATCGCCGTGGTTTCGGTGACTTCCAGTGTCAGCAGCTCAGCCGGAATTTGGTGCTGCGCCAGCGCCTCGGTAACGGTTTCCACCAGATTGCTTTGCTCAAACTGTACCGCCGACAAATTGACCGCCACCGACCAGTGCGGATGGCCCTGCAGATGCCAGGAACGCAGTTGGCGACAAGCTTCGTTAATCACCCAGTTGCCGATATTAATGATCATGCCGGTCTTTTCCGCCATCGGCAGGAAGGCGTCCGGCGCCAGTAAACCGCGTGAAGGATGCTGCCAGCGCAGCAGCGCTTCAAAGCCCAGAATCGGGCCGCTCGGCGCGCAGTATTTTGGCTGGTAGAACAGGCGTAACTCTTCGTTATCCAGCGCTTGCCACAGATCGTTATTCAGCTGCAATTGTGACTGCGCCAGCGTGTTCATCGACGGCTGAAAGAAGGTATAGCCGTTGCGACCGTTGTTTTTGGTGTGATACATGGCGGCATCGGCGTTGAACATCAGCTCGCGATCATCTTTGCCATCGCCAGGGTAGACCGCAATACCAATACTCAGCGACACCACCAGCTCATAGCGCGAGATATCGAACGGACGATCCACCGCTTTAACCAGCGTATCGGCGACCGCTGCGGCATCGTTGGGTTCATCGATTTCCAGCAGTAGTACAAATTCGTCGCCGCCCATGCGCGCCAGCGTATAGTGCCCTTTCATCTGTTCGGTCATGCGCTCGGTCACACCAATCAGCAAATTGTCGCCCACGTGATGACCAAAGGCATCGTTGACCGCTTTGAAGCCGTCAAGATCCATAAACATCAGCGCAAACTGCGACTTCTCGCGATTGGCTTTATTGAGGGCTTGTTCGAGGCGATCTTCCAGCAAAATACGGTTGGGTAAGCGCGTCAGGTTATCGTGCAGCGCCAGCTGCGCCAGTTCGCGGTTGGCCTCCGCCAGCGAATGCGCAAGGATCGAGGTGCGTGCCTGCAAACGCGCATCCAGCATCGAGACCAGCAAGGTAATGCCGAGGATCGCCAGCGTCACCACCGTCACCACAATCGCCAGCCAGTTGCTGTTAACGCCCATTTGCGTCGCGTGGCTGTGCATCGGGAAGTCGGCCGCCGCCATGCCGGTGTAGTGCATGCCCGCAATCGCGCAGCCCATCACCACTGAGGCACCCAAACGCAACACGGTGACGCGGCCGTGGCCTTCTCGCAGGTTAAACGCCAGCCACAGCGCGGCACCCGACGCCACCAACGCAATCGCCACCGATGCCGCCACCCAACCCCAATTCCACGTAATGCCAGGCGCAAACATCAGCGCCGCCATGCCGGTGTAGTGCATCGCCACCACGCCGGACCCCAGCACCAAGGCACCACCGCACAGTCGCGGCCACGGTAACGTCGGCGTTGAACACACCAGCCACAGCGCAAATACCGAGGCTAATACCGCCACCACCATGGAGGTGACGGTGAGCATGGGATCGTAGCTCATGACCATGTCGAGGCTCATCGACAGCATGCCGATAAAGTGCATCGCCCAAATGCCGACGCCCATAGCGAATCCACCGCCAAATAACCAAACCAGCGCCACCTTGCCAGTTGAGGAAGCCACGCGCCCTGCCATATCAAGTGCAGTAAACGAGGCCAGCATCGCCACCAGAATCGAGACGATGACGGTAAACGAGTCGTACGAAGTCACTAACATAGTGATTTACCAAGTAAAAGCCGGTTTGAGTCAGCTGTGGTGTTGTGATTAAAAGTGAGATCTATGGGTTTTATTGTAGGAATTATCGGCAGCATCACTGCCGATCTGAGTTTTTGAACGATGAAACCTTCCGATGGGGAAGAAACTAAAAATTGTTTATTGCGCGCCTGCCAGCGGCACCAGGTTATCGCTATACGCCAGCGGCACGTTAAGCGCAGCGGTAAATTCACCGATGCGGTCGGCGGGTGTGGGCTTGCCGAGCAGATAACCTTGCAGCGTGTCGAAGCCTAAACCGGTGAGCAAACGCTGCTGCTCCTCGGTTTCGACGCCTTCCGCCACCATGCGCAGGTTGAGCGTTTGCGCCAGCGTCAACATCGCGGTGACCACCGTGGCGTCTTCGCTACCGGCGCGCAAACTGTTGATAAAGGCGCGATCGATTTTTAGCTCGCTGGC carries:
- a CDS encoding putative bifunctional diguanylate cyclase/phosphodiesterase; amino-acid sequence: MLVTSYDSFTVIVSILVAMLASFTALDMAGRVASSTGKVALVWLFGGGFAMGVGIWAMHFIGMLSMSLDMVMSYDPMLTVTSMVVAVLASVFALWLVCSTPTLPWPRLCGGALVLGSGVVAMHYTGMAALMFAPGITWNWGWVAASVAIALVASGAALWLAFNLREGHGRVTVLRLGASVVMGCAIAGMHYTGMAAADFPMHSHATQMGVNSNWLAIVVTVVTLAILGITLLVSMLDARLQARTSILAHSLAEANRELAQLALHDNLTRLPNRILLEDRLEQALNKANREKSQFALMFMDLDGFKAVNDAFGHHVGDNLLIGVTERMTEQMKGHYTLARMGGDEFVLLLEIDEPNDAAAVADTLVKAVDRPFDISRYELVVSLSIGIAVYPGDGKDDRELMFNADAAMYHTKNNGRNGYTFFQPSMNTLAQSQLQLNNDLWQALDNEELRLFYQPKYCAPSGPILGFEALLRWQHPSRGLLAPDAFLPMAEKTGMIINIGNWVINEACRQLRSWHLQGHPHWSVAVNLSAVQFEQSNLVETVTEALAQHQIPAELLTLEVTETTAMRDPEESVRILTELTNMGVKASIDDFGTGYSSLLYLKRLPASELKIDRAFVNELQAHSEDATIVSAIVALAQSLHLKVVAEGVETQDQQAFLTGLGCDTLQGYLLGKPVPPERIEELPNFFAAVEEDEREVEQMP